The genomic region GGCACGCCATTCCGCGCCCAACCACCGCGAGGTGATCGGCGCGTTGCTGCCGGATCTGATCCGAGACACTCAGCTTGCCGCACGGCAGGCCGACACCGCGCCGGACCGTCGGAAGGCACAGGCAGCACTCGCCGAGGTCTACTCCCTGTGCCAGTTCTTCGTGGCCCACCAGCCCGATTCCGCCTTGCTGTGGAGGGTCGTCGAACGGGGGTTGATCGCCGCGCAGGAGTCCGAGGACCCGCATGCCATCGGGGTGGCCGCATGGCTGGCCACGCAGGCACACCGCGACGCGGGCCCGGCACACTTCGACGCCGCAGACGCGGTGAACCTTGAGACCCTCGCGTACCTCGAACCGCTGTTGCCCAACGCGTCGGCCGACGTCTTGGCCATCTCCGGAGCGCTCACCTTCGAGGCCGGATACACAGCGGCCCGGCGAGCCGAAACCGGCACGGCATGGCGGTATTGGGACCAGGCGCGCGCCATGGCACAGCGGCTCCCGGAGAACTACTACCACCCGGTGACGTCGTTCTCCCGCGCCATCATGGGCGCGCACGCTGTCACTGTCGCCGTAGAGCTGCGCCAGGGCGGAGAATCCGTCCGGCAGGCCGCCGCCGCGGACGCGGACACGATCAGGTCGAGGCCACGGCGGGCCCGGCACCGCATCGAGGAAGCTCGCAGCTACCACCTCGACGGACAGCCGGACGTCGCGCTCGCCACGCTGAACAAAGCCCACGAAGCCGCCCCAGAAACGATCAAGTACAACGGGTACGCGAAGCGGATCGTCCTCGAAGAAGCCGAGTCCAAGGATCCAGCTCGGCGCCATCGCGCATCCGAACTCGCTGTGAAGATCGGCCTCTTGGCCGCATGACCATAGGGGCACAAACTGTGCCCCTCGATCACCCCTAGTGCCCCTAACGTCGCCGAGAGCAACAGAACCCGGTGCGGTGGTGAGACCTGCCGGGCGTGGCCAACGCTACGAAGGAGCACCGGCATGCACTATGTCTCACGAACACTCAAATGGCTGAAAGCCCTCCTGGCCGGGACGCAGTCACCAGGCGAGTCCACCTACATCACCCCGGTTCCAGCCTCAAGTTCGCACCCGACGGTGCCCTACCCATCGCCTGAGATGTGGGGCGCCATCCTCACTGGAGCACGCCGCCGCCGAGCGCCGCACCTGTGGCCAGCCCTTCAACGGTCACCCGTCGAGGATCGCTCCGCCACCGACGCTCCCGTGCGCGCCTACGTGTTACCCGAACACGAGCGCACTCGGGCCTTGGCCCTGGCCTGCGCGACGAGGGAGGTCCGGTGACGATGACCGCGGACGAGCCCACGTACAAGCCCCGGCTCGGCGATACCGTCGAGGACACCCAGCAAAGCAAGGTAGGCAAGGTGATGGGCTTCGTGGGCCCGTACGTGCAGTTGCGGCCGATCGGCGGCGGCATCGAGTGGGACGCCCGACCGGACCGGCTCCGGCTGCTCACCCTCGCCGAAGCACTGAGCGCGGGCGTGGCCGTGGCCAACGCTCGCTCGCGGGGCGGGTGTTCATGACGGTGAACACGTCATTGCCAGTCGACACGACCAAGATGCGCGCCACCACGGCCCGTCTGCTCGCGAACGACGCCGGACCGCTTTCCCCTGGCGAGCTAGACACTCTGACGCTCACGTTGAAGGGATACATGCAACTGCTCATCCCCGAAGTCGAACGAGCCGCCGCCCAGCCGCCCGACGACGACCCCACGATGACCATTCCCGTCGCCTGCGCGGTCGTGGCCGCCGCGGAAGCCCGCAGGAAGCTGGACATTCCGCTGCGCCCGGGAGCGTCGGCGGCCAGCGCATACGCGCGCAGACTCGCGCGCTCGGTCGAATGTCTCCTCACGAGCCTGGAGAGTCTGGGCGCCGCACAACCGTGATCCACGACTTCGCCGTCGTACCGCACGAACGAGCTGAGTCCGATGCCGTGGTTGAGGAGCTGGTGGAGCGCGGTGAGGGCGTCGTCAGGTACGACACGGCCGACTCCTCACCGCCTCCGGCCCAGCCGTCTCCCTCGCAGAGGACGACTGGGCAGGCACGCTCACCGTTTCCGCGACCGTGCCGTCGGGCGACCGTCAGGCGACAACTGTTGTCTGAGTCCCAGCGACACGCCGAGTTCTCGGCGTGTCGCTGGGACTGAGCGCACACTTGGCATCCGACGGGGGCGCCGGCCGCGGAGTTCGGACGGTGGGCAGGCCTCAGCCCAACCGCTTGACCAACGCCCGGTACTCGTCCCACAGCTCCGTCGGTGTGTGGTCGCCGAACGTGTTGAGGTGTTCGGGGACCAGTGCCGCCTCCTCGCGCCAGATCTCCTTGTCGACCGTGAGGAGGAAGTCCAGGTCGGAGTCGGAGAGTTCGAGGCCGTTCGTGTCCAGGGCCTCCTTCGTCGGCAGGATGCCGATCGGGGTCTCCACGCCCTCCGCCTTGCCGTCCAGGCGGTCCACGATCCACTTCAGGACGCGGCTGTTCTCGCCGAAGCCGGGCCAGACGAAC from Streptomyces sp. NBC_00878 harbors:
- a CDS encoding helix-turn-helix domain-containing protein, which produces MSPDASPDPYADPLVFGQRLQILRTRKGMTREQFGGLVGKTGSWVKGVENGRLKTPKLEMVLRIAELLRVQDLSDLTGDQSAHLALFAGPGHPRLAEVKAAVDVFPLTAQREAPPAAHLQSRLARAWKARHSAPNHREVIGALLPDLIRDTQLAARQADTAPDRRKAQAALAEVYSLCQFFVAHQPDSALLWRVVERGLIAAQESEDPHAIGVAAWLATQAHRDAGPAHFDAADAVNLETLAYLEPLLPNASADVLAISGALTFEAGYTAARRAETGTAWRYWDQARAMAQRLPENYYHPVTSFSRAIMGAHAVTVAVELRQGGESVRQAAAADADTIRSRPRRARHRIEEARSYHLDGQPDVALATLNKAHEAAPETIKYNGYAKRIVLEEAESKDPARRHRASELAVKIGLLAA
- a CDS encoding DUF6415 family natural product biosynthesis protein, yielding MTVNTSLPVDTTKMRATTARLLANDAGPLSPGELDTLTLTLKGYMQLLIPEVERAAAQPPDDDPTMTIPVACAVVAAAEARRKLDIPLRPGASAASAYARRLARSVECLLTSLESLGAAQP